The genomic DNA CTCATCCTCGATGTCGGCGGTTCCCGCGATGCTCGTCGTCGTCAGCTGGAGACCCTGGTGGATGCTGCGGCTGTGAAGCTCGACGAGGGAGCGTCGCAGGCTTCCCTTCCGGCGATGTCGAGCTACGAGCGCAAGCTGGTGCACGACGTCGCGGCCGAACGCGGACTCGTATCCGAGTCGTACGGCGAGGGTGCGGACCGGCACACGGTTCTTCGTCGTCGTTGATGTTCACGTGAAACATTCACGCGGAGATCGTTCATGAGTGGGGTAGAGGTAGAGCCCGCCGTCGCAGCCGATCTCTTCGGGGATCGGATCGACCTTGCACGCGCCTTCACCGATGCACTGGCACGCGAGGGCGAGGAGCGCGGTCTCATCGGCCCGTTGGAGCTGCCGCGACTGTGGACGCGGCATATTCTCAACAGTGCGATCGCGGCCCCACTGTTCTCCGGGTTCGTGGCGGACATCGGGTCTGGCGCCGGCCTCCCCGGAGTGGTACTCGCCATCGCGCGACCTGATGTGCAGTGGACTCTCGTCGAGCCGATGGAGCGCCGCGTGACCTGGCTCAATGAGCAGGTGACAGCTCTCGGACTCGACAACGTCGAGGTTCTCCGTGCGCGCGCCGAGGAAGTGCGCCGCCCTCAGGGCTTCGATGTCGTCACCGCCCGCGCAGTCAGCGCGCTGCGTACACTCATTCCGATCACGGCACCTCTAGTTCGCAGTGGGGGAGAGCTCATTCTCCTCAAGGGGATGAACGTGGCCAACGAGATCGACGCAGCGGAGAAGCAGATCAAGAAGTTCCGGCTTTCCGGGGTGCGCGTGGAGATCCTTGGTGAAGGTGTGCTCGAGGAGACGACGCGCGTAGTGCGGGCGGTTGTTCGCGGCTGAAGCCGGTTTGTCGGTGTTTCACGTGAAACATTGAGGTGCTGGGTCGGTTGGTTTCGTCGGTGCGTTGGGGATCTTGGAGGCCGGGCTCCGGGATGCTCCCCCTCGTTCGCAGAGCGGGTTCCTTCCCGCTTCGCGGGCCCCTCCCGATGCTCACTCGGGGGACATCCCTGCGCCCTTCGTGTCGGTGATCAGAGCGTTGTCCCCATCATTTGTGGGTAGTAGTAGTAGGGGTGGGGCAGCGTCTCGCTTCGCTCGACGACTGCGTGCGGGGGTCATCGTATGGTTACGGTGGAGTGGTGAGTTGGGCTCTGCGTGTGGACGTTTCACGTGAAACATCGACATGATGAGCGGGTGGAGTACTTATCGATCGATGTTCCGGTGTGGCTGTGGCAACGCGTCGATGGTTGCGTGGATAACAGCATGGCGGTCGACGTCGTGGAATCGACCCTGGAGTCGGTGAGCATCGGATCGTGCGTGCGTGACGAAGGTTGGCGAGTCGCAGCCGCGTTTGTCGGTGAAACCGATGAGCAGGGGTGGCCACCTCAAGATCATCCCTTGCCTGTCGTGCTTCAGCGTGCTCATTGGGAGTGGGTACTCACTCAGCTCGACAGGTGGATGCCGTACGAGGACAATGGCGCGTTCGCACAGGCACGCGACCTGATCCAGAAATCGCTCCACTCACCCTGATGTTTCACGTGAAACGGACCAAAAGGGGACCGTTTCACCATGTACTCCCCACCCTCACAACGACCCATACATTGGCCCAGTGCCGCGACGTTGTTTCACGTGAAACATAGACGTACTTCCTCCAGCGCAGTCGTCGAGCGCAGCGAGACGCTGATAGCCAGTGCCGCAACATCCCACTGATTGCTCGCAGAATAGCCACTATCCGCAAGCCACGGAGGGCGCAGGGATGTCGCCAGAGTGAGCATCGGGAGGGGCCCGCGAAGCGGGAAGGAACCCGCTCTGCGAACGAGGGGGAGCATCCCGGAGCCCGGTCTCCAAGAAACCCGAGCCGTCTGACCAGACAAGGCGACAGGTAACGTCTCCCGTTGCGATTAGAGTGGAATGCGGCCCCGAAAGGAGTGGATGTTTCACGTGAAACAATCCGAAAAGGCATCACCGAAGAGTTCTTTCGGGATGGATACGCCGCTTGCGCGGGAACTTGCCGACCTCACTGCCCGCCGCCGTGCGTTGGAAGCTGTGAAGGTCGAGTTCACGGGGGAGACGCGTGTTCTCACCGTTTCCAACCAGAAGGGCGGGGTCGGAAAGACCACGACCGCGGTGAATATCGCGTCGGCTCTTGTGAGCCTGGGGGCGAAGGTGCTCGTCATCGACTTGGACCCGCAGGGCAACGCCTCGACCGCCCTTGGCGTCCCGCACAGCGCGGACGTTCCGAGCGTCTACGACGTCCTGATCGAGGAATTCCCCCTGGCGGACATCGTGCAGGTCAGCCCAGAGAATCCCAACCTCTTCTGCGCGCCGAGCACCATCCACCTGGCCGGGGCTGAGATCGAACTCGTCGCACAGGTCGCCCGCGAGCACCGCCTTCGTCGTGCGCTCCAGGAGTATCTCCGCGACAGCCCCGTCGACTTCGTGATCATCGACTGCCCGCCGTCGCTGGGCTTGTTGACGATCAACGCATTCACCGCGGCATCCGAGGTGTTCATCCCCATCCAGTGCGAGTACTACGCACTGGAGGGGTTGAGCCAGCTTCTCGGTAGCATCCAGATGATCCAGAAGCACCTGAATCCGGAACTTCACCTCTCTACGATCCTGCTGACGATGTTCGATGGACGGACTCGGCTCGCGCAGCAGGTGGCTGAAGAGGTCCGCAATCACTTCCCGAGCCAGGTGCTGAACACCGTGATCCCGCGCTCGGTGCGGGTGTCGGAGGCGCCGAGCTTCGGCCAGACCGTGATCGCCTACGATGGGCAGTCCGTCGGCGCAATCGCCTATCGCGAGGCAGCCGTCGAGATCGCGTCGCGTACCGCGTCGCAGAGCAAGGAGAAATGATGGCCAAGCGCACTGGACTGGGCCGGGGGATCGGCGCACTGATCCCCACTGCAGATCAGGTGGAGCGTCCGGTGGACGTGTTCTTCCCCGGCGCGAACCTCCGACCGTCCCAAGGGATCGAGGTCAACGGTCCTGACGTTCAGCCGAAGGCGGAGCTCGCGGAAGTCCCTGGCATTCACCTGGTGCAGATCGATCCCCACAAGATCGTTCCGAACCCGCGTCAGCCGCGCACGCACTTCGACACCGAAGATCTCGCCGAGCTCGTGCACAGCGTCCGCGAGTTCGGTGTGCTGCAGCCGGTGGTCGTTCGCAAGAACTCCGACGGTGAGTACGAGCTCATCATGGGGGAGCGGCGTACCCGGGCTGCGCGCGAAGCGGGGCTCGAGGCGATCCCTGCCATCGTGCGCGAGACTGCGGATGAAGATCTGCTTCGCGACGCCCTGCTCGAGAACCTGCATCGTTCCGAACTGAACCCCCTGGAAGAGGCATCCGCCTACCAGCAGCTCCTCGAGGACTTCGGAATCACGCAGGAACAGCTGGCCACCCGCATCGGGCGCTCGCGTCCGCAGATCAGCAACACGATCCGCCTCCTGAAGCTGCCCGTACCGGTGCAGCAGCGGGTTGCCGCGGGTGTGCTGTCGGCCGGACATGCCCGAGCCATCCTCAGTCTCCAGACACCCGAGGCGATGCAGCGGCTGGCCGACAAAGTCGTGAATGAAGATCTCTCCGTGCGCGCCACGGAGGAGGCTGCCAAGTCCCAGCCGGCCGCGGCCGGCAAGGCCCCCAAGCCCACACCGGGCGCGCGCCGTGCGTACCTCGACGAGGTCTCCGGCAAGCTCGGTGACCGCCTCAACACCCGCGTGAAAATCTCGCTCGGTGCGCGCAAAGGCCAGGTCACGATCGATTTCGCCTCGATTCAGGATCTCAACCGAATCCTGAACGAGATCGGCGAAGAGGGCTACGGCAGTAGTTGAGCTCCGTCTGAAACGGCGAAGCAGGGGAAGCCACCGAACGGATCGTCTCGAACGGTGGCTTCCCCTGTTGCGGTATGGCAAGGTGTTCCCCACCGGCAATGATGTCGGTGTTCTCGATCGCGGATGGAGTTGCCATGGCCGGCCACGGAGGAGCATCACCGACAGAGGAATCGATCTTCGACGATGACGATTCCTCGAAGAGCGCCGGAGTCATCCGGATCGCGATCGTCGCCGCCTTGGGTGGTTTCCTGTTCGGCTACGACAGCGCGGTGATCAACGGCGCGGTATCGGCGGTCGAGAAATCCTTCAACGCCGATCCGGTCGCGTTGGGCTTCGCCGTCGCGTCGGCTCTCATCGGGGCGGCTGTGGGGGCGTTGCTCGCTGGGCGGATCGCCGATGCGATCGGACGCCTCGCGGTGATGAAGATCGCCGCCGTCCTGTTCCTGGTCTCCGCGATCGTGACCGGGTTCGCGCCCGCTCCTGATGGGCTCTGGGTCTTCGTCGTCGGACGCGTGATCGGCGGCCTCGGCGTTGGCATGGCCTCGGTCATCGCCCCGGCCTACATCGCGGAGATCGCCCCGGCCCGCATCCGCGGCCGTCTCGCATCCCTGCAGCAGCTCGCCATCGTCACCGGTATCTTCATCTCACTGCTCGTCGACTTCCTCATCGCGACCGCGGCGGGCGGCTCCTCTGAGCCGTTCTGGTTCGGCCTGGACGCCTGGCGGTGGATGTTCCTGGCTATGGCGATCCCCTCGGTCATCTACGGCGGCCTCGCCCTGACCATCCCGGAATCGCCTCGATACCTCGTCGCGCAGCACCGCGTCGACGACGCCAAGGTCGTGCTCGCGCAGATGCTCGGCCCCGACAAGATCGAGACCACGATCATCCGCATCCAGCAGACCATGGAGCGCACGACGAAGCCGTCCTGGGCCGATCTGCGGACTCCGTCGGGAAAGGTCGCCGCGATCGTCTGGGTCGGACTCCTGCTGTCGGTCTTCCAGCAGTTCGTCGGAATCAACGTGATCTTCTACTACTCGAACATCCTCTGGGAGGCCGTCGGTTTCGACGAGTCGCAGGCGTTCGTGATCACCGTGATCGGTGCGATCATCAACATCCTGACGACACTGATCGCGATCGCGACGATCGACAAGTTCGGCCGCAAGCCGCTGCTGATCATCGGATCCATCGGCATGACGATCACACTGACGACGATGGCATTCATCTTCGGCACCGCACCCGTCATCGACGGCTCTCCGCATCTTGAAGGAATGGCAGGACCGATCGCGCTCGTCGCGGCGAACCTGTTCGTCGTGTCCTTCGGCATGTCGTGGGGCCCGGTGGTCTGGGTTCTCCTGGGGGAGATGTTCCCGAACCGGATGCGTGCAGCGGCGCTGTCTCTCGCCGCTGCCGGCCAATGGGTGGCGAACTGGATCATCACGGTCTCGTTCCCCGGACTCAAGGACATCTCGCTGGGCCTCGCGTACGGTCTGTACGCGACGTTCGCGCTCCTGTCGCTGCTGTTCGTCTGGAGATTCGTGCAGGAGACGAAGGGCAAGTCGTTGGAGGACATGACGGAAGGGGCGGCGGCGCCGAGAAAGCGCTGAGAATCGGGCCGGATGCTGCGAACCGCGGCATCCGCGCCCGCCCCGTTTCCGGGAGCGTTTAGGCTGGAATCGTGTCCGAATCCATCCCCCGCCGCGCGAGCCTCGAAGTGCTGCGTGCGGAAGCGGCGGATGAACTTGCCGTATTGATTCAGGAGCGCCTGCTCGGAGGCGAGGACCCGTGGGAGTTCATGGAGGACCTCCCCAGCGTGGACGAGCTCGTCGTGTATCTGCTCCGCGCCGACAACATCAATGCCAATGACGGGCTGCGCCCGAATGCCGCTCGCCACTACCGAGTGCTCCGCCAGATCGCCCTGGAGTACCCCGAGTTGACCCCTGCGGTGTGGGGACTTCTCGACGAGAAGCGCAAGCACCGACGCTGGGACCCGACCGTCGCCTCTTGAGGGCAAGGCCAGGGATGACATGTCCGGACTACTGACTCCGTACGACGCCTCCTGGCCAGAGCAGTTCGAACGCGTGGCTGCGCAGTTGCGCAGCGTCGGCGACCCGACGTGGGTGATCGAACACATCGGGTCCACGTCGATACCCGGCATGCGAGCGAAGCCGATCATCGATGTGGCCGTTCGTATCCGGGACATCACGGAGTTTGAGGAGCACCGGCAGAGCCTGGAATCCTCGGGGTGGCGCGTCGGGAGCGGCGTCCGAACGCACCCGGTCATGGTCTTCGAGCAGGATGAACGTCGTGTCCAAATTGTCCACTTCTTCGCGGAGGAACAGTGGGATACCGCGAACCAACGGATCCTGCGCGATTGGCTACGCACGAATCCGGCGGACGCCGCCCATTACGAAGACGCGAAGATCGCCGCCGAGCAGGCGGCGAGGAGTGGAGCATCCACCTACAACGGAGGTAAGACCGCAGTCATTCAAGAGATCCTCGACCGGGCTCGTGCTGCTCGAGGGCTTCCTCAGGTGTCGGCCTACGACAAGTAACCAGTGACGCCCGCGGGGAGCTACGGCTTTGGCCTCCGGAAGATCACTGTCCGGATTGAGCCGCCATCGTCACGAAGAACCCGACGACGGGCACAGCACCCAGAATGAATCCGACAATCCCGAGGATTCTCGGCCGAGAGACGATGACTGCGGCGATACCGACAAGAACGGCCGCCGCGCCGACGACGACGGACGCGTAGAACGACAGGACCGCGAGAACGGCGCCGTTCGAGAGGCCCTGTCCGTCCAAGGCGCTGCCGATGATCCAGAAGCCGAGGATCATCAGCGTAGCCACCGCCCCCAGAACGACGGAGGTGATCGCGAGACCGCGGCGGGAGCTGCTCGGTGCATTTGTCGTCATACGGAGGACACTAGCGGGCACGAGGTGGGTGCGATGACCCTGCTGACCATGTTTCACGTGAAACTCCGCCCTACACCTTCCGCTCCGAACGACGAAGCCCGTCACCTCCGTGGGGAGGTGACGGGCTTCGATACGTCGATGGGTCAGCCGATGAAAGCTTCGAGATCCTTCTCGAGGGCGAACTTCGGCTTGGCGCCGATGATGGTCTGCTTGACCTCGCCGCCCTGGAAGACCTTCATCGCCGGGATCGACGTGATCTGGTACTTCATGGCGAGCTCGGGGTTCTCATCGACGTTGAGCTTGAGGATCGTGATCTTCTCGGGATGCTCCGACTGGATCTCGTCGAGCACGGGGGAGACCATGCGACACGGGCCGCACCATTCCGCCCAGAAGTCGACCAGAACGGGACCATCGGCCTGCAGAACGTCCTGCTCCCAGGTCGCCTGGCTCGTCGCCTGTGCACTCATCAGAAACTCTCCTTGATCGTGGGATTCGCCTGCTACAACAGCGGGCGACCGGTATGTGTTCCCGCCTGGTCAGGCGACGATGATCTCCGCGGCCTCCGCAGCGGGAACTTCCATCGACGCGTCCTCGAGGTCGGCGAGGAAGTGCTCCGCGTCGAGCGCGGCGACCGTTCCGGTGCCGGCAGCGGTGATCGCCTGACGGTAGGTGGGGTCGATGACGTCACCGGCAGCGAACACACCGGGTACCGAGGTGCGCGAAGAGCGACCGTCGACCCAGATCGTGCCTTCGGCGGTGAGGTCGAGCTTGCCGTGCACGAGGTGCGTGCGCGGGTCGTTTCCGATCGCGACGAACAGGCCGTCCAGAGGCAGCTCCGACACCGAGCCGTCGACGGTCGAGCGCAGCTGCACACCCGAGACCGCGCTCTCGCCACGGATCTCTGCGACCTCGGCGTTCCAGATGAACTCGATCTTCTCGTTCGCGAACGCGCGTTCCTGCATGATCTTCGATGCGCGCAGGGAGTCCTTGCGGTGGATGACGTACACCTTCGAAGCGAAGCGGGTGAGGAAGGTCGCCTCCTCCATCGCCGAGTCGCCGCCGCCGACGACCGCGATCGTCTTCTCGCGGAAGAAGAAGCCGTCGCAGGTCGCGCACCACGACACGCCATATCCGGAGAGGCGCTCCTCGCCGGCGACGTCGAGCTTGCGATAGGCCGAGCCGGTCGCGTAGATGACCGTGGACGCCTCATGAACTGCGCCGCTGCCCAGCGTGACCGTCTTGACCGGACCGTTCAGATCGAGCGATGTGACGTCGTCGTAGAGAACCTCGGTGCCGAACTTCTCGGCCTGCTCCTGGAACTTGGCCATCAGCTCGGGGCCCTGGATGCCCTCGGGGAAGCCCGGGTAGTTCTCGACCTCGGTGGTGTTCATCAGCTCGCCGCCGACCTCGACCGAGCTGGCGATGAGAAGCGGCTGCAGGCTCGCACGCGCTGCGTAGATGGCAGCTGTGAAACCGGCCGGGCCGGACCCGATGATGATGACCTGACGCATGTGCTCTCCGTTGCTGAAAGTCTGTTCCCCTGCTTCAACCCATGGTAACCGCGGGTCATTCCCTGAGA from Microbacterium sp. LWO13-1.2 includes the following:
- the rsmG gene encoding 16S rRNA (guanine(527)-N(7))-methyltransferase RsmG, whose protein sequence is MSGVEVEPAVAADLFGDRIDLARAFTDALAREGEERGLIGPLELPRLWTRHILNSAIAAPLFSGFVADIGSGAGLPGVVLAIARPDVQWTLVEPMERRVTWLNEQVTALGLDNVEVLRARAEEVRRPQGFDVVTARAVSALRTLIPITAPLVRSGGELILLKGMNVANEIDAAEKQIKKFRLSGVRVEILGEGVLEETTRVVRAVVRG
- a CDS encoding ParA family protein, which encodes MDTPLARELADLTARRRALEAVKVEFTGETRVLTVSNQKGGVGKTTTAVNIASALVSLGAKVLVIDLDPQGNASTALGVPHSADVPSVYDVLIEEFPLADIVQVSPENPNLFCAPSTIHLAGAEIELVAQVAREHRLRRALQEYLRDSPVDFVIIDCPPSLGLLTINAFTAASEVFIPIQCEYYALEGLSQLLGSIQMIQKHLNPELHLSTILLTMFDGRTRLAQQVAEEVRNHFPSQVLNTVIPRSVRVSEAPSFGQTVIAYDGQSVGAIAYREAAVEIASRTASQSKEK
- a CDS encoding ParB/RepB/Spo0J family partition protein, with product MAKRTGLGRGIGALIPTADQVERPVDVFFPGANLRPSQGIEVNGPDVQPKAELAEVPGIHLVQIDPHKIVPNPRQPRTHFDTEDLAELVHSVREFGVLQPVVVRKNSDGEYELIMGERRTRAAREAGLEAIPAIVRETADEDLLRDALLENLHRSELNPLEEASAYQQLLEDFGITQEQLATRIGRSRPQISNTIRLLKLPVPVQQRVAAGVLSAGHARAILSLQTPEAMQRLADKVVNEDLSVRATEEAAKSQPAAAGKAPKPTPGARRAYLDEVSGKLGDRLNTRVKISLGARKGQVTIDFASIQDLNRILNEIGEEGYGSS
- a CDS encoding sugar porter family MFS transporter, whose amino-acid sequence is MAGHGGASPTEESIFDDDDSSKSAGVIRIAIVAALGGFLFGYDSAVINGAVSAVEKSFNADPVALGFAVASALIGAAVGALLAGRIADAIGRLAVMKIAAVLFLVSAIVTGFAPAPDGLWVFVVGRVIGGLGVGMASVIAPAYIAEIAPARIRGRLASLQQLAIVTGIFISLLVDFLIATAAGGSSEPFWFGLDAWRWMFLAMAIPSVIYGGLALTIPESPRYLVAQHRVDDAKVVLAQMLGPDKIETTIIRIQQTMERTTKPSWADLRTPSGKVAAIVWVGLLLSVFQQFVGINVIFYYSNILWEAVGFDESQAFVITVIGAIINILTTLIAIATIDKFGRKPLLIIGSIGMTITLTTMAFIFGTAPVIDGSPHLEGMAGPIALVAANLFVVSFGMSWGPVVWVLLGEMFPNRMRAAALSLAAAGQWVANWIITVSFPGLKDISLGLAYGLYATFALLSLLFVWRFVQETKGKSLEDMTEGAAAPRKR
- a CDS encoding tryptophan synthase subunit alpha, encoding MSESIPRRASLEVLRAEAADELAVLIQERLLGGEDPWEFMEDLPSVDELVVYLLRADNINANDGLRPNAARHYRVLRQIALEYPELTPAVWGLLDEKRKHRRWDPTVAS
- a CDS encoding GrpB family protein yields the protein MSGLLTPYDASWPEQFERVAAQLRSVGDPTWVIEHIGSTSIPGMRAKPIIDVAVRIRDITEFEEHRQSLESSGWRVGSGVRTHPVMVFEQDERRVQIVHFFAEEQWDTANQRILRDWLRTNPADAAHYEDAKIAAEQAARSGASTYNGGKTAVIQEILDRARAARGLPQVSAYDK
- the trxA gene encoding thioredoxin, yielding MSAQATSQATWEQDVLQADGPVLVDFWAEWCGPCRMVSPVLDEIQSEHPEKITILKLNVDENPELAMKYQITSIPAMKVFQGGEVKQTIIGAKPKFALEKDLEAFIG
- the trxB gene encoding thioredoxin-disulfide reductase, giving the protein MRQVIIIGSGPAGFTAAIYAARASLQPLLIASSVEVGGELMNTTEVENYPGFPEGIQGPELMAKFQEQAEKFGTEVLYDDVTSLDLNGPVKTVTLGSGAVHEASTVIYATGSAYRKLDVAGEERLSGYGVSWCATCDGFFFREKTIAVVGGGDSAMEEATFLTRFASKVYVIHRKDSLRASKIMQERAFANEKIEFIWNAEVAEIRGESAVSGVQLRSTVDGSVSELPLDGLFVAIGNDPRTHLVHGKLDLTAEGTIWVDGRSSRTSVPGVFAAGDVIDPTYRQAITAAGTGTVAALDAEHFLADLEDASMEVPAAEAAEIIVA